From the genome of Streptomyces sp. JH34:
GCACCGCTGCAACGGGTCACCCGGGCGATGGCGACCATCGACCTGCTGAGTCCGCGACCGCGCCCGGAGGTCGCCGGCGAGGGGGAGGTCGCGGCGCTGATCGAGACGTTCAACAGCATGCTCGACCGGCTGGAGGCCGAACGCGCGACCAGCAGCGCCCGCGCCCTCGGCGCCCAGGAGGCCGAACGCCGCCGGGTCGCACAGGAGTTGCACGACGAGGTGGGCCAGACCCTGACCGCGGTCCTGCTCGAGCTGAAACGGGTCACCGGTCACGCCCCGGAACCCCTGCGCGAGGAACTCACGCAGGTTCAGGAGATCACACGGGGAAGCCTGGACGAGATCCGACGGATCGCCCGGCGGCTGCGCCCCGGCGTGCTGGAGGAGCTCGGGCTGGTCAGCGCCCTGACGGCGCTGACCACGGAGACACCGACACCCAGGGGCCTGACGATCAGGCGGCGGATGGAGAAGGACCTGCCACCGCTGGGCGAGGAGGCGGAACTGGTCGTCTACCGCATCGCCCAGGAGGCGTTCACGAACACCGTCCGGCATGCCCGGGCCACGCTGCTCGA
Proteins encoded in this window:
- a CDS encoding HAMP domain-containing sensor histidine kinase, with the translated sequence MSLFWRIFLLNAAVLVAAGALLLLGPITVSAPVVLTEALILAGGMTLMLGANALLLRLGLAPLQRVTRAMATIDLLSPRPRPEVAGEGEVAALIETFNSMLDRLEAERATSSARALGAQEAERRRVAQELHDEVGQTLTAVLLELKRVTGHAPEPLREELTQVQEITRGSLDEIRRIARRLRPGVLEELGLVSALTALTTETPTPRGLTIRRRMEKDLPPLGEEAELVVYRIAQEAFTNTVRHARATLLELSLRRRPDGVELRIRDDGRGLGDAPEGAGLRGMRERALLIGATLTLSSGATGGTDVRLDVPVRNGIA